The DNA segment TTGCGTTCCAGAAAATTAACAACCGGATTCAATAGAAAAAATAGGAACCCAGTGATCAGAATTGGAAAGAACACCGTCGAGAAAAACACCCCTATAGGATTAAACATAAATGAGATTTTGGTTGAAACGAAAATAATTGTTAAAAGGAGCAAAATTTGAATTAACCAGAATTGAATTTTAGATTTAGACACGGAATGTACCTCTTAGCTTCATTATTTGGAAAAATTATATCAAAATATTGGGATAAAATACAGTATTATCAATGTAAGACATTCCAATCAACATTGAACATTATTTAAATTTAGTCCAATCATACATTTTTTGCCTTTGTTTTTTCATTCGCTCTTGTTTTTTACTTTCAACCTGTTTTTCTTTGTTAAAATTCATAATAAAACCACAGTCTTCACAGATGTAGGAATATATATTCGATTGCTCTGGGATTCTATTCAATGGATTGTCTTCTTCAGATTCTAAATAAAAGTGTATCTTGGCTTCAGATTTTATATTCCATCTCGTATCCTCATCATATTTTTGATATTCTGCAGCAAAAAAACCTTTTCGAAAATGGACCCCATTACATACAAGGCATTCAATTTCTTTTATATTTTTTTTCAATACAGACACCTCCAATTAATTTTATGAAGGTGGCCTATGTCCCAAAACAAAAAATTGTCACGCGCTTATTTACACGTGACAATCATTTATTAATCTAGTAATTCTAAAACACCATCCGTATCAATAACTGTAGCAAATTCCTCGTGCAAGCTGACTAGAGCTAAGCTGTGGATTTCTTCAGCACTGTACAGCTTCCCATCATAACTAACTCTTTCGAAAGTAGCGGTCGCATCAGATACGATGAATGGGGTAAAGCCGAGATTTTTTGCCATACGTGTTGTTGTAGAGACACAATGATCGGTTGTTAATCCTACAATAACAAGTGTTTCAATCTCAGATTCTCTTAAATTTTCCTCCAAGTTCGTACCGATAAAAGCACTGTTTACATTTTTCACGATGACTAGTTCCTCTGGTCGGGGTGCAACAATTTCTTTAATATCACGCCCAGGATGATGCGCCAAGGAAGGATTGCTAATGTGCTGAACATGGATAACAGGTCGATCTGATTTTCTCCACTCGCTTAACAATAAGGCCATATTCTCTTCGGCATTTGGATTGTTTCTTCTTCCTTGCCTTGGATCATCAAAATATTTTTGCACATCTATTAATAATAAAGCAGCGTTTGCAGAGATTTTCATCAAAAACCCTCCTATTTTTATATGAACTATTCAAGAAATCCCATAAGCCTTTTTACATTGTTTGCATTATCTGTTGATGTTAAAAGTTCAAGCATGGTAAATGCTACATCGAATGAAGTGGCGGGGTTGAACGATGTAATAATGTTTTTATCGATGACAACGCTTTGATCCGGAATCACATTCACTCCCATTTCTGCTAATTGTACTTGCCGCTTCCTATTACTTCGATTATAGGTCGTAGCATTTCTCCCTTGTAGAACACCGCTTTTACCAATTACTAATGAACCTACACAGATCGCTGCAATGAGTTTTCCCTGTTTATCGAATTCTCGGATAAAATCAAGGACGTCTGGGCGAAAAGCATCCTCGTAAAAACCAGCTTGTTCAAATCCACCAGGTATGGCTAAAGCATCAAACTCATTGGCGGTAACCTCTGATAGCAGCCTATCCGGTTTAACCGTTAAATTCCAGGTGCATTTTAATTCATCTCTTGTTCCCACCGTTATGAGTTCAGTTGACCCCTCGCTTACGTCTTTATTCCAGCCAAACACATCTGTAAACACGCTTGCCTCAACAGCTTCAAATCCATTCGGTAAGAGTAAACATATTTTTTTCATATCCATCATCTCCCTAAGTGAATTGTATGTTATAATTTACCATTAGTAAAATTGAAATAACTAAACTATAAGTTTAGAATTTCTGATAATAAAACGGAAGAATGGGAGGATCATAAATGGAGATTCGTCAATTACAAACGTTTAAAACAGTTGTTGATTTGAATAGCTTTACAAAGGCTGCCCAAACACTTCAGTACTCACAAGCCTCCATTACTTCTCATATTCAGCAGCTTGAGGAAGAGATTGGCCTTCCATTATTTGACCGTCTGGGAAAACACATTCAACTTACGATTGTTGGCGAGGAATTGTATCATTATGCTGTAGAATTACTAGCCGTCTATTCTAAGATTCAACATATTTCCACCAATGACAGAACATTGAAGGGCGAGATCCGCATTGGTGCAGCCGAATCGATTACCGTATACAAGTTAGGCAAAGTTCTTTCACAGTATAAAAAGTTATATCCAGAGGTTTCGTTTTCACTAATTAATGATGATTGTCTTCCACTTAGGGAGAGGCTCTATTCCGGCGAGATTGATATTGCCATTACTTTAGAGCCTAAGGTAAATGATCCAAATTTAATCACCCAAGTCTGGGCCGAAGAGTCCTTAGTCTTCGTTGGGGAAAACAATCATTCGATAAAGGCAATGGAGGAAGCCACTGGAGAATGTTTTATTTTCAGTCCGAAAAGCTGTGCCTTAAGGAAATTTTTTGAAGGGTATTTAATTAGAAACGGAATTAGTACACATAACCATTTGGAGTTTAATAGTATGGAAGCGATGAAACAGTGTGTTGTAAGCGGGTTAGGAATCAGCTTAATGCCCTACATAAGTGTAGAAACATTATTAAGAGAAGAAAAGATGAAGGCAATCGAGTCAGCTTCGGAAAATCCTGTGTTCTATGCACAAATCTCTTACCATAAAAACAAATGGTTGTCGAAAGCCCATAGAAAGTTTATTAAAATGGTTTTAGGAGAACGTTAGAGTTTTAATATCAACCGTAAATGTAAAAAGCCTTGATTTTTTTCAAGGCTTTTATTTTGGTTTATAAAAAATAACTGAACAGTAGGTTTATCATTCTAACGAATCGGCCTGGGAAGTTTTTTGAACTTGAGTCACTGCAGTTAATGCTGATGAAATTTCATTTGATGCTTGTTTGATCGCTTCCTGGGCAAGTGTAGGATCGGAATTTGCTTTTTCGATTGCTTTTGTTAACAATTCTTGAGTAAGAGTTACATTGGCTTTTGCTTGATTAAGCTGATTTACATCAATTTGAGGCATGGGTTTTCTCTCCTTTTATTTTAAAGTACTTCTTTATAATGACCTCTCAATTTATTTTTATTAAGGGAAAAACTACCTTGAATTTGTCTTTAGAAATTTAAAAATTGTCCCCCATAAACTCGTAACATGTAAATCATAATTACCAATTTATTCTATGTTCAAATGTAAGTTAAAAGGCATAAAATGACTTCTTCCTCCTTAATCTAAAACTGTCCTAGATTATGTAAAAGAATTAAAGCAGGGCTTAAAACTATAAGATAAAGCACTTAGGAGTGATGGCGGGCATGAAGGGAAAAGCGGTTGAGACAATTCACGGTTTGTTATTACTGGCCGTGATAGCTGTTTTTATTTGGTCAGTTATAAATCCTGCCAGCTATTCGTCATGGGTATTAGAAGTCACTCCTGCCATTATTGTTTTGATTATCGCACTATCAACATACAAAAAGTTTCGTCTTACTACCCTTTCATACTTCATTATTACTATTTTGGCTATTTTGATGTTTATCGGCGGCCATTACACCTATTCAAAGGTTCCTTTCTTTAATTGGATAAAAGATACTTTTGATTTAAAAAGAAATCACTACGATCGATTCGGACATTTTTTAAAAGGGATGTTTGGCATTGTAATCAGAGAAATTTTTATTAAGGAAAACCCTCTTAACAAAAGGGATTTTATTTTGGATTGTGACAAGTATTTCTCTTGCCATTTCAGCTATGTATGAAATTATTGAGTGGATCAGTTTTATTATAGGAAAGGGAGGAAAAACGGCTAAAAACTTTTTAGGGAACCAAGGAGATATATGGGATGCTCAGTGGGATATGCTATTGACTTTAGCTAGTACCAGCCTAGCATTACTTTTCCTTTCCAAACTGCATGATAAATTGTTACAGAAAGAATTAGGTACATCAGCCGTACTAAACAAGAAACGCTAATTTAACGCAATTCAACCTTCATTTTTTTGGTTTAAAAATCGTTAGATTAGCGTTTAATATTTTTTTCTACATTAAATATCTTATATAAACATAAATCATTGATATAAGGATTGATACCAACATAAGCGGGAAACCAATCAACAAAAACTTTAAAAACGTTATATGATATCCTTCCTTCGAAGCTATTCCTGCTACTACAAGGTTCGCACTTGCCCCTATTAAAGTTCCATTTCCTCCCAAGCAAGCCCCCAGTGACAAACTCCACCAAAGTGGATCTAAATTGGTAATGCCTAACTGTCCCATCTCTTTAATCATAGGAATCATTGTCGCTACAAAAGGAATATTATCAACAAAAGCAGAAATGATTGCACTCATCCACAAAACAAGTAAGGTCGATGACTTTAGTTCCCCGCCTGTCCAAGACATGGCGTTTTTAGCAAGAGCTGCGATTAACCCTGTTTCAACAAGCCCCCCTACAATAACAAATAAGCCAATAAAAAAGAAAAGGGTTGTCCATTCTACTTTTTCTATCGCCGTTACCAAATATTTATCTCCTGTGAATAGTAACAAAATAAAGGCACCAATTAATGCTATCGTTGCCGTTTCTATATGTATAAATTGATGAATAAAAAACCCACCAATAGTAATAAAGACTATAATTATACATTTTCTTAATAAAGCAGGATTTTTTATTTCATTTCGAGGATTTTTACTGAGTAAATGATTTTTTAGCTCTTCTGTAGTCTTTAAATGTTTTCTATAAATCATTACTAAAAGCAATATATTCACAATTAATATTATAGCTATTACGGGTGTAAGATTATAAATAAACGAAAGAAAAGTTAACTCTGGTACAGCACTTCCAATCATTAGATTTGGTGGATCACCAATCATGGTTGCGGTCCCGCCGATATTAGAAGCCAAAATCTCAGCTATTAAAAATGGAATAGGATTCACTTTTAATTGGGAAGTAATGCTTATTGTAACTGGAACAACTAAAAGAACAGTTGTTACATTATCAAGCAAAGCAGAAGCAACAGCTGTAAATAAACTCAATGCAACTAAAATTTTTATAGGAGCCCCTTTTGCTTTTTGAGACAACAAAACAGCAATGTACTCAAACACGCCTGTTTGAGCAGTAATCCCTACTATGATCATCATACCTACTAATAACCCAATGGTATTGAAATCAATATGATGGATGGCATTTTTTTGATCCAAAATTCCGAGCGCAACCATGAATAATCCGCCAAGCATTGCAATGGTAGTCCTATGTATTTGTTCTGAAATAATTAATGCATATGTAACAAGAAATATGATAAGCGCAATAATCTCCTGTGAATCCAAAGCTTTTCACTCCTTATTTGAATAAAGACGTTTAAAATTTTCCTATTGTATAGATTCTACTGTCTTGCACATTTTATCCAGAAAATTTATTAATTTCCTACAAAAATAGGAAGGTATATATTCATGCCTTCCTCAAAAAGTTTTAAGTTTTTTTCATTATTGCTTTTGTTGGTCTGCTACCACTAATACATCCATATGTCGTACCTCTCTTAACAATCGCTGTAATACAGAACCTTTTATGATTTCCTCGAGGCGAGTACGAGCAGATTGTCCGATAATTACTTGTGTTGCTTTTTTTTCATTCATTTCACTTACTAGTTTTTTAAAGACATTACGCCGATTTTTGGTCTCATACATTTCGAATAGTCCGCCAAGCCGTTCTGTCAGTTTACGAATTTTATTTAATACTTGTTCCTCTTCTTCGTTTAAGGGATGGTGGTCTTTTACATATGAAACATACCATGTGGCTTTTAAACGATAGGCGATGCGAAATCCGCGTCGAATCAGTCTTTCACTGTCAGGTCTTAAGTTGGTACATACAAAAATTACTTCTTCCTGTCGCCACGGCCCTCTTAAGGCTCTTTTTCTCTCCCACGCTTCTAGGCGTTCATCCACATCATCTGCAACTTCACGTAATGCCAGCTCTCTTAGAGCAATAAGATTACCGGTCTTAAAAAAGTTATTTAGTGCTTGCTCCACTTTTACAGAAGCGTAGATACGTCCTTCCCTCATTCGTTCTTGTAATGCTTTCGGAGAGATATCAATCAATTCAATTTCATCCGCTTTTCGAAGAATATGATCTGGCACCGTTTCCCTTACCCTCACCCCAGTTATCTGCTCCACACTGTCATTTAAACTTTCTAAATGTTGAATATTCATTGTTGAGATAACTGAAATACCTGCATCCAATATATCCTCTACATCTGAATACCGTTTATGATACTTACTTCCGGGCACATTGGTATGTGCTAGCTCATCGACAAGGACTACCTCTGGATTTCGCCTAATAATAGCTTCAGTATCCATTTCTTCTAACTTTGTACCTTTATAGGAAAGAATTTTTCGAAGAATGATATCCAAATTCCCAATTTGTTCAATTGTTTCTTTTCTACCGTGTGTTTCTAATAACCCTATGACAATATCAATGCCCTTTTTCTTTAATTCGTTTGCTTCCCTTAGCATCGTGTAGGTTTTTCCTACCCCTGGCGCTGCCCCAATATATACCTTTAACGTACCGCGTTTCAGTTTATTCATTTCATTTACTAATTCCTGAGTTGTAAGTCGTCGATAAGGATCCATTTCTTTCTCTTTTTTTATTTGTTTTGCTGGTAATACACGCTCGCCAGCTTTTTCTGCTCGATCTGCAACCATAAAAATATCGATATTTTTCGTTTTCCGCAATATTTCATTGATAATCGATCCATAGACAATTTCTTTCCAACGTGTTTGCTTGGATTGCCCCATGACAATCCGAGTGACTTTGTGCTTGGTTGCATACTGGACGATCTGA comes from the Neobacillus sp. PS2-9 genome and includes:
- a CDS encoding ArsB/NhaD family transporter translates to MDSQEIIALIIFLVTYALIISEQIHRTTIAMLGGLFMVALGILDQKNAIHHIDFNTIGLLVGMMIIVGITAQTGVFEYIAVLLSQKAKGAPIKILVALSLFTAVASALLDNVTTVLLVVPVTISITSQLKVNPIPFLIAEILASNIGGTATMIGDPPNLMIGSAVPELTFLSFIYNLTPVIAIILIVNILLLVMIYRKHLKTTEELKNHLLSKNPRNEIKNPALLRKCIIIVFITIGGFFIHQFIHIETATIALIGAFILLLFTGDKYLVTAIEKVEWTTLFFFIGLFVIVGGLVETGLIAALAKNAMSWTGGELKSSTLLVLWMSAIISAFVDNIPFVATMIPMIKEMGQLGITNLDPLWWSLSLGACLGGNGTLIGASANLVVAGIASKEGYHITFLKFLLIGFPLMLVSILISMIYVYIRYLM
- a CDS encoding LysR family transcriptional regulator — protein: MEIRQLQTFKTVVDLNSFTKAAQTLQYSQASITSHIQQLEEEIGLPLFDRLGKHIQLTIVGEELYHYAVELLAVYSKIQHISTNDRTLKGEIRIGAAESITVYKLGKVLSQYKKLYPEVSFSLINDDCLPLRERLYSGEIDIAITLEPKVNDPNLITQVWAEESLVFVGENNHSIKAMEEATGECFIFSPKSCALRKFFEGYLIRNGISTHNHLEFNSMEAMKQCVVSGLGISLMPYISVETLLREEKMKAIESASENPVFYAQISYHKNKWLSKAHRKFIKMVLGER
- a CDS encoding cysteine hydrolase family protein, with product MSANAALLLIDVQKYFDDPRQGRRNNPNAEENMALLLSEWRKSDRPVIHVQHISNPSLAHHPGRDIKEIVAPRPEELVIVKNVNSAFIGTNLEENLRESEIETLVIVGLTTDHCVSTTTRMAKNLGFTPFIVSDATATFERVSYDGKLYSAEEIHSLALVSLHEEFATVIDTDGVLELLD
- a CDS encoding universal stress protein; amino-acid sequence: MGEQFKRKSPEEILQSIYQMQRGRLKIILGAVSGTGKTYHMLMEGNNLKKNGIDVVIGMISASERPKTTEQIGCLEIIPSIKWIENGKEKDDLDVDAIIARNPEVVLVDVLTHRNRPEAPRPTRFVDIQYLLKKKISVITTVNIYELEGIRGIVDKLTGGKVKVGCTVPEDTLALADEVKLLDVPPEVILNRLQEGEIDLQHEEKGKGVNLLHPSNLAVLRELALRFLAGEVNDTLDDYREKHGMMGPSGASERILVTVQYHWNGSILIRRGQQIAKRLGGDLLVVCFANKELSKNELTFKRSIMKLVEKVGGEFEELPLEQDEVAYQIVQYATKHKVTRIVMGQSKQTRWKEIVYGSIINEILRKTKNIDIFMVADRAEKAGERVLPAKQIKKEKEMDPYRRLTTQELVNEMNKLKRGTLKVYIGAAPGVGKTYTMLREANELKKKGIDIVIGLLETHGRKETIEQIGNLDIILRKILSYKGTKLEEMDTEAIIRRNPEVVLVDELAHTNVPGSKYHKRYSDVEDILDAGISVISTMNIQHLESLNDSVEQITGVRVRETVPDHILRKADEIELIDISPKALQERMREGRIYASVKVEQALNNFFKTGNLIALRELALREVADDVDERLEAWERKRALRGPWRQEEVIFVCTNLRPDSERLIRRGFRIAYRLKATWYVSYVKDHHPLNEEEEQVLNKIRKLTERLGGLFEMYETKNRRNVFKKLVSEMNEKKATQVIIGQSARTRLEEIIKGSVLQRLLREVRHMDVLVVADQQKQ
- a CDS encoding DJ-1/PfpI family protein, producing the protein MKKICLLLPNGFEAVEASVFTDVFGWNKDVSEGSTELITVGTRDELKCTWNLTVKPDRLLSEVTANEFDALAIPGGFEQAGFYEDAFRPDVLDFIREFDKQGKLIAAICVGSLVIGKSGVLQGRNATTYNRSNRKRQVQLAEMGVNVIPDQSVVIDKNIITSFNPATSFDVAFTMLELLTSTDNANNVKRLMGFLE